The Lysobacter capsici genome has a segment encoding these proteins:
- a CDS encoding AraC family transcriptional regulator — translation MSSESASAPGTTSSDHNRTVSIHFVHAALRGARRRGEAVEPLLAPAGIPASALDEPRARVSFEQYARLLQSLWRHMDDELLGCGRHRLPLGSFGMICRAIIHSSSMGHAMSRASRYYALLQGGRPDFLIARDGELGYLIIDESEGGFADPFLAETLLVAGHRFASWLIGEAIALKRVDFSFAMPAYTHEYEIIFAAPLRFGAERTALCFSAACLDAPVVQGDDSLRVFLRNSIYELLLRREHGKKISAQVRRMFGHDEDGSMLHLEIVAERLTMSPQTLRRLLKREGNTFQGIKDGWRRDTAITLLAETPMPIAEIARRVGFSEPSTFHRAFKHWTGLQPSAYRMHRP, via the coding sequence ATGTCATCCGAATCAGCCAGCGCGCCGGGCACCACGTCGTCGGATCACAACCGCACGGTCTCGATTCATTTCGTGCATGCGGCATTGCGCGGCGCCAGACGGCGAGGCGAAGCGGTCGAGCCGCTGCTCGCGCCGGCCGGCATTCCCGCATCGGCGCTCGACGAGCCGCGCGCGCGCGTGAGCTTCGAGCAATACGCGCGGCTGCTGCAATCGCTATGGCGGCATATGGACGACGAATTGCTCGGTTGCGGCCGGCATCGGCTGCCGCTCGGCAGTTTCGGCATGATCTGCCGGGCGATCATCCACAGCAGCTCGATGGGTCACGCGATGTCGCGCGCCAGTCGCTACTACGCGCTGCTGCAGGGCGGCCGCCCCGATTTCCTGATCGCCCGCGACGGCGAACTGGGTTATCTGATCATCGACGAATCCGAGGGCGGATTCGCCGACCCGTTTCTTGCCGAGACGCTGCTGGTCGCGGGCCATCGTTTCGCCAGTTGGCTGATAGGCGAAGCCATCGCGCTCAAGCGCGTGGATTTCAGTTTCGCGATGCCCGCCTACACGCACGAGTACGAGATCATCTTCGCCGCGCCGCTGCGGTTCGGCGCCGAGCGGACCGCGTTGTGCTTCTCCGCCGCCTGCCTCGACGCGCCGGTGGTGCAGGGCGACGACAGCTTGCGGGTGTTCCTGCGCAACTCGATCTACGAGCTGTTGCTCAGGCGCGAGCACGGCAAGAAGATCAGCGCGCAGGTGCGGCGCATGTTCGGGCACGACGAAGACGGCTCGATGCTGCATCTGGAAATCGTCGCCGAACGCTTGACCATGAGCCCGCAGACGTTGCGCCGTCTCCTGAAACGGGAAGGAAATACCTTCCAAGGCATCAAGGATGGATGGCGCCGCGACACGGCCATCACGCTGTTGGCGGAGACCCCCATGCCGATCGCGGAAATCGCCAGGCGCGTGGGCTTCTCCGAGCCGAGCACGTTCCACCGGGCGTTCAAGCACTGGACCGGTTTGCAGCCCAGCGCCTATCGGATGCATAGGCCTTAG
- a CDS encoding MBL fold metallo-hydrolase, whose protein sequence is MPRPFRLRRLSLPIGALIVSTCLFSAAKTNLPLSDRANSPQFSDGRFRNPDPRPATGVRKTLRIIGDMLWNKPADAVPATVPTVLALTPRQLAQAPDHSLFRLGHSTVLIKLRGGWWITDPVFAERASPVQWAGPKRFHAPPIALADLPPLRGVILSHDHFDHLDYDTVRQLADTAGVFLTPLGVGDRLIAWGVDPAKVLQFDWWEGTSIDGVRFVATPAQHFSGRGLFDSDKTLWASWTIIDEAQGGPSLRLFFSGDTGYFDGFKEIGRRFGPFDVTLLETGAYNANWPHVHMQPEQTVQAHIDLRGRWLLPIHNGTFDLAMHPWTEPFERVSALATEREVALTTPRMGERVDLHAPQAMTPWWREADESEPAAVAAPPQASVR, encoded by the coding sequence ATGCCTCGACCCTTCCGCCTGCGCCGACTCAGCCTGCCAATCGGAGCCCTGATCGTGAGTACCTGCCTGTTTTCCGCCGCCAAGACCAACCTGCCGCTCAGCGACCGCGCGAACTCGCCGCAGTTCAGCGACGGGCGCTTCCGCAACCCGGACCCGCGCCCGGCCACGGGCGTGCGCAAGACGCTCCGGATCATCGGCGACATGCTGTGGAATAAACCCGCCGACGCGGTGCCGGCCACGGTGCCGACGGTGCTGGCGCTGACCCCGCGGCAACTGGCGCAGGCGCCCGACCACAGCCTGTTCCGGCTGGGCCACTCGACCGTGCTGATCAAGCTGCGCGGCGGCTGGTGGATCACCGACCCGGTGTTCGCCGAGCGCGCCTCGCCGGTGCAGTGGGCCGGCCCCAAGCGCTTCCACGCGCCGCCGATCGCGCTCGCGGACCTGCCGCCGCTGCGCGGGGTGATCCTGTCGCACGATCACTTCGACCACCTCGACTACGACACCGTGCGCCAGCTCGCGGACACGGCCGGCGTGTTTCTCACCCCGCTCGGTGTCGGCGACCGGCTGATCGCCTGGGGCGTCGACCCGGCCAAGGTGCTGCAGTTCGACTGGTGGGAAGGCACCAGCATCGACGGCGTGCGCTTCGTCGCCACGCCGGCGCAGCACTTCTCCGGGCGCGGCCTGTTCGACAGCGACAAGACCCTGTGGGCGTCGTGGACGATCATTGACGAAGCGCAGGGCGGGCCGTCGCTGCGATTGTTCTTCAGCGGCGACACCGGCTACTTCGACGGGTTCAAGGAAATCGGACGCCGCTTCGGCCCGTTCGACGTGACCCTGCTGGAAACCGGCGCGTACAACGCGAACTGGCCGCACGTGCACATGCAACCCGAGCAAACCGTGCAGGCGCATATCGATCTTCGCGGCCGCTGGTTGCTGCCGATCCACAACGGCACCTTCGACCTGGCCATGCATCCGTGGACCGAGCCGTTCGAGCGCGTGTCGGCCCTGGCGACCGAACGCGAGGTCGCGCTGACCACGCCGCGCATGGGCGAACGCGTCGACCTGCATGCGCCGCAGGCGATGACGCCGTGGTGGCGCGAAGCCGACGAATCCGAACCCGCGGCCGTGGCCGCGCCGCCCCAGGCGAGCGTGCGATGA
- a CDS encoding glycoside hydrolase family 16 protein encodes MFFDDFNYRDLAAFQANGWKARTQTGHPGIKGATWSAEGLSFHSDIPDTQAGAVRMSSVTNGTGEKTRQTQFCHARKYREGTYAARIFFRDEPNSGPDGDEVIQTFYAISPLKAPMDKNYSETDFEYLPNGGWGENAKPAMWTTSWDTFQLEPWTKVNEFSRKEGSYAGWHTLVLTVADKKLIYYVDGQLFSEHSSAVYPEDFMSINFNLWFMPKGADGSQGPVDSPEMREYQEDIDWVFFQEGVALATADVEARVADLRGKKVAHVDNVKEQNPVLPSPCGL; translated from the coding sequence GTGTTCTTCGACGATTTCAACTATCGCGATCTCGCCGCGTTTCAGGCCAACGGCTGGAAGGCGAGAACGCAGACCGGTCATCCGGGCATCAAGGGCGCGACCTGGTCGGCGGAAGGGCTGTCGTTCCATTCCGACATTCCCGATACCCAGGCCGGCGCGGTCAGGATGAGTTCGGTCACCAACGGCACCGGCGAGAAAACCCGTCAGACCCAGTTCTGCCATGCGCGCAAATACCGCGAAGGCACCTACGCCGCGCGGATTTTTTTCCGCGACGAGCCGAACTCCGGCCCCGACGGCGACGAGGTCATCCAGACGTTCTACGCCATCAGTCCGCTCAAGGCGCCGATGGACAAGAACTACAGCGAAACCGATTTCGAATACCTGCCCAACGGCGGCTGGGGCGAGAACGCCAAGCCGGCGATGTGGACCACCAGTTGGGACACCTTCCAGCTCGAGCCGTGGACCAAGGTCAACGAATTTTCGCGCAAGGAAGGCAGCTACGCCGGCTGGCATACCCTGGTGTTGACCGTCGCCGACAAGAAGTTGATCTATTACGTCGACGGTCAGTTGTTCTCCGAGCACAGCAGCGCGGTGTACCCGGAAGACTTCATGTCGATCAACTTCAACCTGTGGTTCATGCCCAAGGGCGCGGACGGTTCGCAGGGCCCCGTGGATTCCCCCGAGATGCGCGAGTATCAGGAAGACATCGATTGGGTGTTCTTCCAGGAAGGCGTGGCGCTCGCCACCGCCGACGTGGAAGCGCGGGTCGCCGACCTGCGCGGCAAGAAAGTGGCGCACGTCGACAACGTGAAGGAACAAAATCCGGTGTTGCCGTCGCCCTGCGGGCTTTGA
- a CDS encoding esterase/lipase family protein, whose translation MLKKTLLNLTVAAALSVAATLPAIAADTYTQTKYPIVLVHGFASSDQVLGFSTFYNIPDELKAGGATVYAAKLSGFNSDEVRGEELIKYLDNLKATQGHAKFNLIGNSQGGLTVRYVAAVRPDLVASVTTGHTPHAGAAPADLVGAVLPEGSPLRPIVAGVINAFASLMGGQADALAALNQLSSKGAAEFSQRYPQGRPDSECGGGAAVVNGVRYYSFGGVGVSTNPLDPTDLTAGAVSLSYLGSPNDGIVGQCSSHWGEVLRDDYNWNHFDSVNQVFGLRSVFSSNPVTVYRAQANRLKNLGL comes from the coding sequence ATGCTGAAGAAGACCCTGTTGAATCTGACCGTCGCCGCCGCGCTTAGCGTCGCGGCGACCCTGCCGGCGATCGCCGCGGACACGTATACCCAGACCAAATACCCGATCGTGCTGGTGCACGGCTTCGCCTCGTCCGATCAGGTGCTGGGCTTCAGCACCTTCTACAACATTCCCGACGAACTGAAGGCCGGCGGCGCCACGGTGTATGCGGCGAAGTTGTCGGGATTCAATTCCGATGAAGTGCGCGGCGAGGAACTCATCAAGTATCTCGACAATCTCAAGGCCACCCAGGGCCACGCCAAGTTCAATCTGATCGGCAACAGTCAGGGCGGATTGACCGTGCGCTACGTCGCCGCCGTGCGGCCCGACCTGGTCGCCTCGGTGACCACCGGTCATACACCGCATGCCGGTGCCGCGCCCGCCGATCTGGTCGGCGCGGTGCTGCCGGAAGGCTCGCCGCTGCGTCCGATCGTCGCCGGCGTGATCAATGCGTTCGCCTCGTTGATGGGCGGGCAAGCCGATGCCCTGGCCGCGTTGAATCAGCTCAGTTCCAAGGGCGCGGCCGAGTTCAGCCAGCGCTATCCGCAAGGCCGGCCCGACAGCGAATGCGGCGGCGGCGCGGCGGTGGTCAATGGCGTGCGCTATTACTCTTTCGGCGGCGTGGGCGTGTCCACCAACCCGCTGGATCCGACCGACCTGACCGCCGGCGCGGTCAGCCTGTCCTACCTCGGCTCGCCCAACGACGGCATCGTCGGACAGTGTTCCTCGCATTGGGGCGAGGTGTTGCGCGACGACTACAACTGGAACCATTTCGACTCGGTCAATCAGGTGTTCGGCCTGCGTTCGGTGTTCTCGTCCAACCCAGTCACCGTGTACCGCGCTCAAGCCAATCGCCTGAAGAACCTGGGACTTTGA
- a CDS encoding YybH family protein, translating to MKMRTSTAAMGMALALSGLIPLAASAQDPMAAQHRQCEREFERSSEALGEAFARRDLNRFMAGFAEDAVQVNSLGQVLNGKPAITAFYRAVMANEYVFKRTLLAQTISQCASAVVVDRVEFTIPSAGITLHAIDVANWARVRGQWRLSADTTTPIADP from the coding sequence ATGAAGATGCGAACTTCCACGGCCGCGATGGGCATGGCGCTTGCGTTGTCCGGACTGATCCCGCTCGCGGCGTCGGCGCAGGATCCGATGGCGGCCCAGCATCGTCAATGCGAACGCGAGTTCGAGCGGAGCTCCGAAGCGCTCGGCGAGGCCTTCGCCCGGCGCGATCTCAATCGTTTCATGGCCGGATTCGCCGAGGATGCGGTCCAGGTCAACAGCCTGGGCCAGGTGCTCAACGGAAAACCGGCGATCACTGCGTTCTATCGCGCGGTGATGGCCAACGAGTACGTGTTCAAGCGCACCTTGCTGGCGCAGACGATCAGTCAATGCGCCAGCGCCGTCGTCGTCGACCGGGTCGAGTTCACGATTCCGTCCGCCGGCATCACCTTGCACGCGATCGACGTCGCCAACTGGGCGCGGGTGCGCGGTCAATGGCGGTTGAGCGCGGATACGACCACGCCGATCGCCGATCCCTAA
- a CDS encoding lipase secretion chaperone, with amino-acid sequence MTKHPDSLRGTGVDGAVHLSAHGAPIADRELRRLFDYFISRIGERDERRIRGDLAAYLQARFAPAAVAQVLVWFDSYTTLERSAAALANAGGDPRATVMRLRALRRERMGEAIAEAWWGDEDRYLDYTLARQAVIDDRSLDAAQRQRKLAELERTLDPARLALIQQDDQAELSLRQSEDYARRKVPAAQRLAERERQYGADAARRLAELDAQRDRWDGRLRDYARQRRKIMADASLSAAAREQRLQSLLNRGFDANERRRVDAMTRNDLLPGLD; translated from the coding sequence GTGACCAAGCATCCCGACTCGCTGCGCGGCACCGGCGTGGACGGCGCCGTGCATTTGAGCGCGCACGGCGCGCCGATCGCCGACCGCGAGTTGCGGCGCCTGTTCGACTACTTCATCAGCCGCATCGGCGAGCGCGACGAACGGCGGATCCGCGGCGATCTTGCGGCTTATCTCCAGGCCCGATTCGCACCGGCCGCCGTCGCCCAGGTGCTGGTCTGGTTCGACAGCTACACGACGCTTGAACGCAGCGCCGCCGCGCTGGCCAACGCGGGCGGCGATCCGCGCGCGACGGTCATGCGCTTGCGCGCGCTGCGCCGCGAACGCATGGGCGAGGCGATCGCCGAAGCCTGGTGGGGCGATGAGGACCGCTATCTGGATTACACCCTCGCGCGTCAGGCGGTGATCGACGATCGCAGCCTTGATGCCGCGCAACGTCAGCGCAAACTCGCCGAGCTTGAGCGGACCCTGGACCCCGCGCGCCTGGCCCTGATCCAGCAGGACGATCAGGCGGAACTGTCGCTCAGACAAAGCGAGGACTACGCACGACGCAAGGTGCCCGCCGCGCAGCGCTTGGCCGAGCGCGAACGTCAGTACGGCGCGGATGCGGCGCGTCGATTGGCCGAACTGGACGCTCAGCGCGATCGCTGGGACGGTCGTCTGCGCGATTACGCTCGGCAGCGGCGCAAGATCATGGCGGACGCTTCGCTGTCGGCCGCTGCGCGCGAACAGCGGCTGCAGTCGCTGCTGAACCGGGGTTTCGACGCGAACGAACGGCGCAGGGTGGATGCGATGACGCGAAACGATCTGCTGCCAGGTCTCGATTGA
- a CDS encoding TetR/AcrR family transcriptional regulator: MTAPSPARLTDRKRAAILEAAAAEFRQAGYDATSMDRVAASAGVSKRTVYNHFPSKEVLFAHILQQLLERGVASPELAYRPDRPLRPQLFELVQQKLQLLHDEDFIDLVRVAIAAVIPSPERAQEMFARIGDKEEGLTVWIRAAAADGRLNTQDPLFASMLLQGMIKGFAFWPQITLGQPMLTQAQRSQVADTVTDMFLGYFAAA, from the coding sequence ATGACCGCTCCTTCCCCCGCCCGCCTGACCGACCGCAAGCGCGCCGCCATCCTCGAGGCGGCCGCGGCCGAGTTCCGCCAGGCCGGCTACGACGCCACCAGCATGGACCGCGTCGCGGCCAGCGCCGGCGTGTCCAAGCGCACCGTCTACAACCACTTCCCGAGCAAGGAAGTGCTGTTCGCGCACATCCTCCAGCAACTGCTGGAGCGCGGCGTGGCTTCGCCGGAGCTGGCCTATCGGCCCGACCGGCCGCTGCGCCCGCAATTGTTCGAACTGGTGCAGCAGAAGCTGCAGCTGCTGCACGACGAGGATTTCATCGACCTGGTGCGGGTGGCGATCGCCGCGGTGATCCCGTCGCCCGAACGCGCGCAGGAAATGTTCGCGCGCATCGGCGACAAGGAGGAAGGCCTGACCGTGTGGATCCGCGCGGCGGCCGCCGATGGCCGGCTGAATACGCAAGACCCGCTGTTCGCCTCGATGCTGCTGCAGGGCATGATCAAGGGCTTCGCGTTCTGGCCGCAGATCACCCTGGGCCAGCCGATGCTGACCCAGGCGCAGCGCAGTCAGGTGGCGGACACCGTCACCGACATGTTTCTGGGGTACTTCGCGGCGGCCTGA